GGCGTAGTACTCCTGCCGGCTGCCGAGCGAGAAGAAGCCGATGACGGTGAAAGCCCACAGGAAGAGGGTCAGCGGGGCCTCGGAGGCGCGTGCCTTCATGCCCTGGGTGCGCAACGTGGCGACGCCCCATCGGATCGCGCGCGGAAGAAAGACGGCCCAGGGTAGAAGCCATGCCAGGATCATGCCCCAGAAGAGTAGGAGGGGCACCTGGCCGTAGTCATGCGGGATGCGCTTGCCGAGGAAGCGCATGAAGTGCTCATTGATGACGTAGAACCAGAACCAGCCGCGGGCATTGGCGTCAATCGCTGGGTTCCGTATGGCCGCAAGCACATGCCAGGGAAGCGCGATGAGCAGGAAGAGCGCCGTCGATGCGACGAGATGCAAGCGGAGCATGGCGCGGATCTGGCGGGTCAACAGAAGGAAGATGAGAGCGAAGCCGACCGGAAAGACGAGACCGATAAAGCCCTTGGTAAGGACATTGAGCGCGGTCACGGCGGCGAAGCCAAGCATCGGTTTCAGCGCGGACTCGTGTGTTCGTACGCGATCGAGGGCGATGAGCAGAAGGTGGATGGAGACGGTCATCCACAGCGCCAGCGGCACATCGGGAATGTAAAAGCGGGTGAAGAGATAGGGGCCGATGGAGGTGGCGATGGCCAGGCCGGAGTAGAAGCCTCCACGTTCGCCAAAGAACCGTCTACCGAGCGAGTAAACGGAGAAGATAAGCCCAAGGACGAGCAGAGTAAGCGGAAGCCGGCCTGCCCAGTCGTGCGGCCCGAAGATCTTCATGCTGCCGGCGGCGAGCCAGTACATCAACGGAGGCTTGTCGAAGAAGCGGATGCCGTCGACATAGGGCGTGACGTAGTCGTGGCGGACAAGCATCTCGCGCGCCACCTCGAGATAGACCGAGTCGACATCGTCGAGCAGACCGGGGGTAAAGATGCCACCAAGCTGCAGCACTCCCCAGATGATCAGGAGAATGACGATGGATCTGCGGCGTGCTGGTGCGGGCGAGGCGGTGGGGTCCGTCACGGCGGATGAGGTCGGCAGGCTCACGAGGTTCTTCTATCCATCGTGCTGGTTTTTCTATGGTTACGTCAATTGAGCGGCCGGTCGGTTAGCAGCGTATTGCCGGCGGTCTCTTTCAACAGGACGTAGCGTCCCTTGAGAAGTTGCTCTACGTCGTTGTGGTGTTCTTCAGGAACGAAGAGGAGATGGCGCACCCCCTGTCCCCACGTCTGCAGCAGATCCTGTGAGGAGAGGAAGATATGCGGTGCATCGGGGAAAGTGCTGCCGAAGATCAGCGAGCTGGAGCGGCCTTCGACCAGCAGTGCCTGGCGGTTGGTATAGAAGATGACCGAAGAGCCATAGGACTGGTCGCCGTACAGCATCAACTGATAGTTGCCTTCGATGCGTCGGGAAGCGACGAGATCATTGGCCGTGTCTGCCAGTTGTTTGCAGCTCAGCATGGAGCCGAAGCGCATGAGGGCGATGTGCGCGGCTACCAGGAAGAGCGCCGTGGTGAATCCCATGGTGGAGAAGGCGGCCGTGTTCCGCTTGTGCAGGCGGAGATTCCAGGCCACAGCCGGACCGAAGGCGAAGGCCAGCATGGCCAGGGCGGCGGGTAGCCGCAGGGCGGCAAAGGAGGCCCCGGTCAGGTCGAAGAAGTGCGACATGGAGAGCGTGTAGTCTCCGACGGCGCGATGGGCCAGAAGGTCTCCGATGCTGGGCTCGAAGGGGAGGTTACGTGAGCTCCACAGGCCGTAGAAGAGAGCTCCTGCGATCAGGAAGCCGAGCATGGCAAAGACAACATGTGCTGCGGTGACCAGGTGCCCGCGCAGGGCGTTATCTTCGCGCCGGGCAAGCGAGAAGGCGATAAGCAGAAGGATTGGCAGATAGGCCGGGAAAGTGTAGTACTCCTGGTTGGTGGAGATGGAGAAGAAGACCAGGATGATGGCGGCGTAGATGCCGAGTAGAAGCACTGACCGCTGATGGAAGCTGTACGGACGCAGATATCTGGAACGGTTGGTCCACAGATCGCGCAGGGTGACGGGAAGGAAGAGCGACCAGGGGAAGAGCCAGACCAGGTGCAGCAGCCAGAAGAGGTAGCCGGGCAGCTTGTTGTAGTCCTTCGGGTAGCGCTCGCCGAGGAAACGGAGCACGTGCTCGTTGATGAAGTAGAACCAGAAGAAGCCGTGTCCGTTCATGCCGCCGGTGTTTCGAAGACCGGCGAGGATGTGCCAGGGGGCGGCGATGGCGAGGAAAAGAACGCCGCCGGTAACAAAGCGGAGCTCGCGCCAGCGGCGCCACTCGCCGGTGATCGCCAGATAGATCATCACCGCGCTCATGGGGAAGACCAGGCCGATGAGCCCCTTGGTCATAACGGCGAGTGCGAGACCAATCCACATGCCGTAGAAGTAGCCGACGCGTGCTTTCTCAAGGCCACGTAATAGGCAGTAGAGAGAGGCGCAAAGGAAGAATGAGAGCAGCACCTCTGGGATGAAGATGCGCGTGAAGAGAAAGATGCCGGCCGTAGTGAGCGTCGCCAGAGAGGCGTAAAAGCCCGCTGTCTGCGAGATCGCGTGCTTCCCCCAGCGATAGGCGAGAGCAGCCAGCATCGCTACGCCAAGGGCCAGCGGAAGGTGCGTGGCAAATGCGTTCAGGCCGAAGATGCGATAATCGACCGCGACCAGCCAATAGGGCAGAGCAGCCTTTTCCAGATAGCGGATGCCGTTGACGTATAGGGTGACGTAGTCGCCGGTGCGAGCCATAGCGGCGGCGGCCTGAGCGTGAGTAGCGTCAGCGTCGTCAAGCAACGGTGGAGAGAACAGGCTTGCAAAATATACTGCCACCCAAACGAGCGACAGGATCCAGATCCGGCGCTTGCGGGTGCTGGTAAGGCGCGAGGGTGCCGCGACAGGCTTGGGAGCGTACGTAGTTACCATCCGGCTACAACTCTACTTATTGATTAAAGATGTGTGTTCCTTCTTTTAGACACGAAAAACACCCATAAGATTCGATGCGCGAACCGTGTATTCTGACGCGAGGAAAGATGCCGACCTTTGCAGCTATCGATATCGGGTCCAACTCCTGCCGGCTGAAGATCGCCGCCGTACAGATGCATAAGCTCAAGACGCTGTATGAGGACCGAGAGGTGACGCGTCTGGGCGAAAGTGTCTTCGAGACGGGAGTGATTTCGCCGGAGGCGATGGCCACTACTATCCGGGCCCTGAAGCGTTTTCATAAGGCGGTGCAGGCCCATGTTGTGGATAAAGTGCGGGTCGTGGCCACCTCCGCCACGCGTGATGCCCGCAATGCAGCCGCCTTTTCGGCCTGGGTCAAATCGGCCACAGGATGGAGCCTGGAGGTAATTTCAGGCCTGGAAGAAGGCCGTCTGATCCATCTTGGAGTAGCTACGCTGGAACCAGGGGCGCGGGGCAGGTGCCTGATGATCGATCTTGGCGGCGGAAGCTGCGAGATTACCAACAGCGAGCACGGCCGCATCAAGTCGATGGTGAGCACTCCGCTGGGAGCGGTGCGGTTGCAGCAGGAGTTTCTGCACAGCGATCCGACCAGCAAGGAAGACCTGGCGCAACTGGAACGCTTTATCCATCGTGAGCTGCTCCGCGCTGAAAAGAAGCTCGGCCCAGTGCGTGTGCCTCTCGTGATTGCGACCAGCGGCACGGCAGCGGCACTGGCTGAGGCTTCCGCGGCACTGTTCAAGAAGCGAGCTTCACGCGCGAAGACAAAGGCTCTGGAAGCCGATACGGTAAGCGTCCGTAAGGTGGCGCACATGCTGGCGAAGATGACCAATGCAGAACGGGTGCAGGTGCCCGGCATCGGACCGAAGCGCAGTGAGATCATCATCGGCGGAGCCTATGTGTATGCCCAGTTGCTGGAGCGATTGGGCCTGAAGGGCTTCCGTTACTCGCCGCTGGGGCTTCGTGACGGTGTTCTGGCTCAGATGCTGGCCGAAACGGACATTCGTGCCGACGTGCACCAGCAGATGGAGGTTGAGCGCTGGAACGGCATCCGCGAGCTCTGCCGCCGCTATGGCGTCGATCCAAGGAGAAACGAGCCCGTCCGGGCGCATGTGGCGCAGCTCTTCGACGCGCTGCATGTGGTGCATGAGCTTCCGCCTGAGTACCGGTTATGGCTGGAGGCAGCGGCCATGATGCAGGACGTCGGCAAGTACATGAACCACCAGGGACATCACCGGCACACGCAATATATCCTGGCGAACTCGGAAATCTACGGTTTCTCGCCGGAACAGCGGGCGATTGTCAGTGCCATTGCGCGGTACCTGGGGAAGAGCCGTCCGGACGCGATCGACCGGGTGTTGCGTGCAGTTCCTGTGGAAGAACACAGCGCGGTGGCGCGTGCGGTAAGCCTGCTGCGGCTTGCGGTCGGCCTGAACCAGGACCGCGTTTCGGCCGCCGTAAGGCTCCGTATCAAGGTCTACCCGAAGCGTGTCCTGCTCGACCTGTCGGCAGCGCGCGGAAGTGCGGAGCTGGAGGTATGGTCGCTGCGTAAAGAAGCTGACTACTTCCGCGAGGTCTTTCGCCGCGAGCTGGCTGTCGAGGCCGTATAGAGGGTGCGTACGGTGCGCGGATCGAGCAGCCACTGCAGGGTGCCGGCGCCCCGGTCGTAGCTCACACGAGCGATCGAGCCTTTGCGCAGCCTGATCCGTGCCGGCTTCGGCAGCGCAATAAGAGAGCCGAGAAAGGTTGTGAGATTGGGATTGTGCCCCACGACCAGGAGATTCTCGGCCTCTCCGCACTCGCTGAGCAGCTTCTGAAAGTCGGCAAAGGTGGCTCCGGGAGCCAGAGCATTCGAGAGCAGAACCGAGGCCTCATAACCGGTCTCCATGCCAACGAGCGAAGCAGTCTGCAGGCTGCGCTTCAGCGGGCTGGAGACGATGAGGTCAAAGTGCAGCCGCATGCTGTTGAGCACGTGGCCGAGTTGCAGACACTGCTTCTTGCCCTCTTTGTCGAGAGGGCGGCGAGTATCGAGCAGCGGGTTGACGCGGCGGGTGCCGGCGCTGGCGTGACGGAGGACGTAAAGATTCATCTCTTGTTAAAGATGCCAGAGAGCGGGGTGTTGATGGTATGGGATGTGGGTTATCGGTCGACGCCGGCATGGAGGAAATGTGGGTTCCTAACGAAGAGGGGTCAATGTTGTCGTGGTTTACAGGGTGTCTCCAGAGATCCTTTACAGGTTCATCCCGCTTCGCACCGCAGGTGTGAATGCTTTGCTTAAGGGCACGGCTTCAGCTGTTCAGTTCCATGACATCCTTTACACCTTGTCTCCAGACATCCTTTACAGGTTTATGCCTGTTTAGGGGTGTTTTTGGATGGCATGGAGGAAGGTGGAAGTGGAAGCGCAGCGATTGCGGTTTGTGGAGGCGGCGATGATTGGAGAGCGATCGTTTTCGTCTCTGTGTGTGGAGTACGAGATTAGCCGTCCGACGGGTTATCTGTGGCTGAAGCGATACCGTGAGCATGGAGCGGCCGGCATGCAGGAAGCCAGCCGCAGGCCTCTGCTGAGTCCCCGTCAGAGCCCTGCCGAGTTGGAAGAGCAGATCGTGTCTTTACGGCGCCAGCATCCTGACTGGGGTGCACGTAAGCTTCGCGTTCTGCTCGGCCGATCTGGGGTGAAGGTGCCATCGTCGACCGTACATCGAGTGTTGCGTCGGCACGGTCTGATCCACCGGCTGGACAGCCATCCACAGGCCACTGGCAGCTTCTGTCGCGAGGCGCCTAATCAGCTCTGGCAGATGGATTTCAAAAGCCCTAAGGGATGGAACGCGCATCTTGGCCCCTTATCCGTGTTGGATGACCACAGCCGCTATGCCTTGGTGTTGGAGCAACTGTCCTCGGGTGAAGGTCTCGTCGTCCAACAGAGGCTGGATAAGGCGTTCTCTGACTGTGGGTTGCCCGAGGCCATGCTGATGGATCACGGCCAGCCCTGGTGGAACGCGCAGTCACCAGGAGGATGGACGCAGCTATCCGTGTGGCTGATGCGGCTGGGCATCCGGCTGTACTTCTCCGGAGTCCGCCACCCGCAGACCCAGGGTAAGGTGGAACGCTTCCACGGTGCCCTGGAGCGGGCACGGAGAAGGTGCGGGCCGATGGATACGCCGCCTGGCCAGTCATGGCTGGACCGCTTCCGGGAAGAGTACAACCATGTTCGTCCCCATGAAGCGCTGGACATGGAAACGCCAGCAGACCACTGGCACCCCAGCCAGCGAGAGTACACCGAACCACGTAACCCCGCGTATGCCCCGGATGCCGAAGTGCGCGAGCTCAACAGCAACGGAGCGCTCTGGCTGGACGGACGCAGCTGGCAGGTAGCCGGAGCCCTGGCTCATCAGCCTGTCCGTCTCGCTCGCATCGATCAACGCATCCTGATCTTCTACGGTGACACGCCCATCCGGGAACTCGACCTCACGGGGCAGGGTTCCACGATCGTGGAACCCTGCCCCGCAAACTCACTCAATCTGTAAAGGATGTGTGGAGACAAACTGTAAACCATCTCTGGAGACTAGACAGCTTCAGCCGTGCCGAATTGACGTGAGAGTACGTGCGGCTTTATTGATTCCTGTATAACTAAAGTCCTATTTGAGGCGTAGAAGAAGAGGGCTGTGTTGCACGAAGGATCGTAGCAGGGATTGTTTGTGTTGCAAGGATCGGGCGGCATGTCTTGCTTCAACCGCCAAGTCGTCTATGTCGAAGAAGGCGCGGTTGGCGAGGGGATTGATCTTGGTCCATGACCAGAGATACTCGACCGGGTTTAGCTCAGGAGCATAGGGAGGGAAGAAGGAGGTCCGCAGGCGTTGTGCACCGGCAAGCCACCGGCTGGTTTGCTTGGAGCGGTGGGCATTGAGCCTGTCCCAGATCAAGCACCAGTTGACGGCCAACTCGTGGTTGAGTGCGCGCAGGAAGTCGATCACGCGTGTGGAATCGACATCGCCTCCCGGATAGAGACGGAAGTAGAGTCGAACCTCGTCACGCTCCGGAGAAACACATAGTGCAGCGATAGCAGAGACTTTCTTGTGATGCCGTCCGCGCTGATAGATCACCGGTGTTTGGCCGGAAGGAGCCCAACTGCGCCGCACCAAGGGAGCCAGCAAAAAGCCGCTCTCATCGAGAAAAACCAGCCAGGCTTTCAGCCGGTGCGCTTTTTTTTGAGAGCGGGCCAGTCCTGTTTGACCCATTGCTGGATCGCCTCTTCATCGCGTTCAACAGCTTTGCGGACTGGCTTTTGTGGACTCCAGTGCATCCCATGCAACAGGCGGCAAACATGATCGACATGGTATTGAACCCCGAAGGTTCGCTCGATGTAGTCGGCTACCCGGGGACAAGTCCATAGATCAGTCGGAAAACCAGCAGAGACAGCCCCCTTGAGAAGTTGCTTCTCCAGCTTTTGCCGGTCCCTCGCGCTCAGACGCGGTGGCCTGCCGGTCGCCCGAGTCGCCCCTAACGCCTCACGGCCTCCTTCGGTCCACGCATGCTTCCAACGCCGCACGCTGCGCGGCTCTACTCCCAGAACACGCGCGATCTCAGCTTGGGTAATGCCTTGTTCGATGAGTGTGATCGCGCGTTGACGCTTGCGCTCCAACTCCTCCGGACTGCCGACTGGACGCATCATGCCTCCTCGACTGCTCGGATAATAGAATAGGACATTATTTGTGCAGGAAGCAATAGCCGCAGAGGTCGAATTCATTCTGGTCGAAGTACAACATTTCGCCCCGCATTTTCTGTTTGTCGTTTCGTCGCGAAGCGGAGAAATTTGCTTTTCCACCACATTGCCCTCAGCGGCTGAAGCCGCCATCGTGCGGCATACGAGTACGGCACGGCTGAAAGCCGTGCCCTTAAGCAAGACATCCGCGCCTTCGGCGCGAAATAGTTGCGCAACGCGCAACGGCTGTTACGTAGCACGTCCTAGCTCTCCGGAATCTCAGGCTCTGGATGTGGGGGAAAGGGATTCGGCCTGGGCCATGGGGAGATGGGAACCGGAGCCGGTGGATCTTCGTTGAGTTCTGGGTTGTTCGCAGGCATATCTTCTACCAGGCGAACTTCGACGGCGCGTTGCCAGAAGCGGGTGACAAGATCGAGCAGGATGCCGCTCTGCAGCAGGAGAAAGATGCCGAGTGAGCCGGGAGCGGCGAGACGGTGAATGGCGAGCCAGGCCGCGGCTGCGATACAGGCGATGCCTGCGAAGGTCAGAAAGGTAAATGCAAGGTACGGCCCGGTGAAGCGGAAACGCAGAGCGTCCCACGCCGGCGCATAGGCTTTGTATACGCGGTACTCGTTATTGAGACCAAGCTGAATGGCATAGACCTCTACCAGGTCGAAGTAGAGGCGAATCAGGCAGGCGACCAGCAGGAGAAGCAGTGTCATCGGCAGCACGGCCAGGAAGTGCGGTTTGCCAAGGACGCCGGCGGCGTCAAGACGATCACTGACAAAAGAACGCAGCGATGCGAGCGGGCTGAGCACGGCAGTGAAGAGGATGACCGCTACGAGAGCGATACGCACAAACCGCCAGAAATAGCGGAAGCCCTGATATTGCAGGCGGTGCAAGCAGGCGCGTTCTCCTGTCACATAGGCATAGAGCACACCGGGGGTAAGGATGAGGTTGACGATGGCAAAGACAAAGCTGGAGAGGTACCACTGTTGCCGGCCTGCGTAAGGAGGCTGCCTGATGCCCCGGAAGACCTCCGCAAGGAGCGTCACATCGAAGCCCGAAGTAAGCCGCGTTGATACGAGGGAGTGGGATAGTAGAGCCGCAAGCTGGTGGTGGACTCCTAGTGTGAAGAGCACTGTAAGCAGCAGCTGCAGCGCATAGGTCCAGGCAATGGCCCTCCAGTGGTGTAGCGCCATGTGGAGACCGGGCAGAAGCAGAGGGCGGCGATTGGTTTCCATGCTCACACGATCCATGTCGCAACCTGGCTGAGGCATTGTTCGAGGAAGAGGATGATGGCTGTCAGCTTGCGTGCTGCTGTGCCATGCGGCGTGACCTGGTAGCTGTTGTTGAACCGGTCTTTATCGAGTAGAACGGTGTGGTTCGGATCAATCTCCACGGAGACCACCTTGGCGCCCCGTTGTTTGAAGGTGAACTTCTGCCAGCGGTCAGATCCATCCCACCAGAGTTGTGAATGCAGGCCGTTGTCGAAGATCACTTCCGCGCTGACAGGAAGAATAAAGTCACCTTTGCGATGAAGAACAACAGTGCTGAGATAGTCGGTCTGTTTGGGATCTGCAGGTTCTGGCTTCCACCATTCGAATGGTTGTGTGGTGACTGAATCGACAGCGTAGTCGAGAACCGCGGTACCGTAGATGGCCTGCTGGAAGTAAGCGTGCAGAGCCGGAGCGACCTCGATGGCAGCCGCGTGAGCACAGGTACCGCAGAACGAACCGGAGGGTTGCGCAATGTGGTACACACGGTTCTTTGCAATGGCTGTGTTTTCTATCTCCTGCAGGAAGTCCTTGGCGGTGGGATGCTTGAAGCGATACTTGGTGAAGTACTGATGCACGGCTTCGCGCATGGTGTCTTCGCCAATGATGCCCTCAAGCGTGAGCAGGGCTGTAGCGGTCTTACCGTAAGTAACGCCGCCGTACGAGCGCTCATCGTAGAACTGATAGGCGAAGCGCGTCATTGGGTCGTAGTCAGGGACAAAGGTGTATTCGTAGCGTTGCAGATCGCGTTCCCCGGCACTGGCATAGGTTCCGCCGAGAATGCCTTTGTCTTTCCCGAAGAGCGATTCGATGACCTTGACCTCGGTGTAGGAGTTGATGCCTTCATCAAGCCAGGCTTCTTCGAACTCATTGGTAGCGACCATGCCGTACCAGTACTGATGGCCGAACTCGTGTTCTGCCGTGACCTCAAGCAAGTGAAGCCATGAAGGCTCCCACCAGTCGGTTCCTCCAGTGATAAGCGTGGGGTACTCCATGCCTTCCATTGCGGAGCCCGGTTCGGGGTCGATCACTGTTATCTGCTTGTATGGATAAGGGCCGTACCACTGTTCAAACTTCGCCATGGTCTGGCGGAGAATGGCGGCATATCGTGGTCCGGCCTGGGGATGCGATTTGAGGGCAAGGACACGGATGCGGACAGGGCCCATGGCTGAGAGATACGTCTCTGTGGTCTCAGTAAAGTGCGGTGAGGCAGCCCATGCGAAGTCGTGGACATCTTCCGCGTAGAACGACATCGTCTTTCTTCCGCCGCTGTGGGTGATACCGGTGGAGACGCCTGTAGTGCCGACGGTGTAGTTCTCAGGTACGGTGAGCTTTACGTTGTAGGAGCCGAAGTCAGAGAAGAATTCGGTGGTCGCGTGGTACTGATGGCAGTTCCACGCGCCATGCCAGAAGACACCGACTTTTGGGAACCACTGGCCGCCCATCATGAAGTCGCGCTTGTAGCCGTTGCGTGCGATGGACTCCGGAAACTTGTCGTGAAACGCGATGTGGAAGGTGATGGTCTCGCCAGGCTCGAGAGGATGAGGCAGCGGAATCTCCATCACAGTGTGATCGGCGGTGTTGCCATCGTCGGGCGCGGTGAAGCGTTGTGCCGAGGTCAGGTCACCGAAGCCATCGGCAGTAACGGAGACGATACGGATCTCGCCGCGGCGATGTTCGGGATACTCACGCTCTACTTCGCGGAAGCCGCCACTCTCCGCAGTCTCTCGTGCGAAGGTGGACTGCTGCTGAAACGCATTGAGGTAGAGATGGAAGGGGAAGTTCGTCAGCCGCTGGCCAGTAAGGTTGCGATACGTGAGGGTTTCGCTGGCGTCAACGGTGTGTTTTACCGGGTCGATCTGTGCGTCGATGGTGTACTGCACCACGCGTTCGGATAAGGGCGTAGGCGAGTTGGTCGCAATGGATGTCTGTGCACCGAGCGCAGTGGCAAGAGAAAGCAGAGCAAGGAAGAGGGTCTTTCTCATGCCAAGAATTCTATGCGCTTCAGAGCCGTTGCCATAGCTCCGAGATCAGGATGCCGCCAAGGAACACACGTCTTCGGATGCAGACCATCCCCGCACGCTGTAACAAAGAGGCATAGTCGGGAAGGCGGTTGGCGCGGAGACCGGTCAGGAGACGAAAGGCCGCGTAGAGAGTGCGGGTTACCAGCGCCGCGATGGGACGGATGGCGCCTTGTTGCGGGATTTGGAAGTCGCTGACCAGCCATCGGGCATTGTCTGTCAGGGAAAGTAGTAGGGTCTGCACGAGCTGCTCTACCTCTGTCGTAGAGAGGCAGTCGAGGAAGAAGTGTGTGGCAACAAGATCGTATGCGGCATCGGGAACGAAGTTCAGTGCATTGGCCTGGGTGGTCACGAGGCGATTTGCATACGGTGTGCAACGGAGGCGCAGCTCCTGCAGCATGGCCGCGCTGAGGTCTACGGCATGAACGTGCATCTGTGGGTTCGCGCTGAGTAGATCACGTGTGAAGCGGCCATCGCCATCGCCCAGAACAAGAGCGCTACGGCTTTCGAGAAGTTCACGCAGCCATGCGCTGCGCGTGCGATGCAGCAGCGGGCCGAAGCTGAACCATTCCATCCAGCGGTAGAGCCGCGCGATGCGATCGAAGTTGGGGGTGGCGTTCACCGCAGAAAGAAGAGGATGAGCGGGGTAAGTAGCGCGGCGTCGGCCGCAGCGCGCAGCGTGACCGAGGAGATCGGCCGGCGGGTGCAGTCCAGCGCCAGCAGCAGAAGCGCGGAGCTTGCGGTGCACAGATTCAGAATAGCGAAGGGATGCGGTGCGGGAGAGAACGGGGTGAGAGCACAGATGGTGGCCAGGACGACGACGAGGAGACGGAAGTTACGTGCGCTCCAGTTGGACGATTGCGGATTCTCCCAGCGATGGATGGCGACACAGTTCAGCCAGCAAAGCAGCGCAAAGAAGGTGGTGGCAATAGCCACGCGCGGCGTGAAGAACTCAGGTAGAAAGACCGCTGCTGCAAAGAAGATGCCGACGACGGCCTCCTTAGGAGCTTTCTGGCGAAGGCGGGTCTTATGGATGGCGGCAAAGTAGAGGACGAGTGGAGCGCACAGCAGGATGTAGGCGAACAACGCGCGCGCGGGCATCTTCCACATCAGAGCCAGAA
This genomic window from Terriglobus albidus contains:
- a CDS encoding class I SAM-dependent methyltransferase, whose protein sequence is MNATPNFDRIARLYRWMEWFSFGPLLHRTRSAWLRELLESRSALVLGDGDGRFTRDLLSANPQMHVHAVDLSAAMLQELRLRCTPYANRLVTTQANALNFVPDAAYDLVATHFFLDCLSTTEVEQLVQTLLLSLTDNARWLVSDFQIPQQGAIRPIAALVTRTLYAAFRLLTGLRANRLPDYASLLQRAGMVCIRRRVFLGGILISELWQRL